The genomic stretch TTTCTTAACTCGATAGTATTAGGGTGGATAAGAGATTCTTTATCTATTAAATGTTTAATTTTAATATCTAATTCAAGCAGTATAGCTTTCTCTAGACTAGTTTTTGCAAGATTTCTAATTTCATCTACACCAGGATAATCACGACCATCTTCAATAGCATCAGCTAAATATACAATTTTATCAATTAATGTCATATTAGATCTTCCTATTGTGTGATAACGAATAGCATCGAGTATAGCTTCATCAGTTATATTAAAATTCTTTTTAATATAGTCAGCAGCAGCAAAACCATGTAGTATTTGATTAATATTAAAACCATTTTCAAAAATATATTTATATTTATCATCTATAATATTAAGAGCATCTTCATCTTTGAAATTTTT from Pseudostreptobacillus hongkongensis encodes the following:
- the yqeK gene encoding bis(5'-nucleosyl)-tetraphosphatase (symmetrical) YqeK — encoded protein: MENFEFYEKTQKALIPEKRYNHVLRVRDKAIELAKIYNAPIESVEIASYFHDLAKNFKDEDALNIIDDKYKYIFENGFNINQILHGFAAADYIKKNFNITDEAILDAIRYHTIGRSNMTLIDKIVYLADAIEDGRDYPGVDEIRNLAKTSLEKAILLELDIKIKHLIDKESLIHPNTIELRNSLIKEVK